Proteins from a genomic interval of Heterodontus francisci isolate sHetFra1 chromosome 31, sHetFra1.hap1, whole genome shotgun sequence:
- the LOC137347217 gene encoding uncharacterized protein translates to MKLSLSLFCLIAILVLKDANISPVSAAAEKPNPSAATGKPGTSAATENPKPSAATGKPKPSAATENPKPSAATGKPKPSAATENPKPSAATGKPKPSAATENPKPSAATGKPKPSAATGTPTAKSVTPTNSSSVFTSTMSLILGSMMVFCRIQLL, encoded by the exons ATGAAGCTTTCCCTCAGCCTCTTCTGCCTCATTGCCATTCTGGTGTTGAAAGACGCG AATATCTCACCAGTATCGGCAGCAGCAGAAAAACCTAATCCATCCGCAGCAACAGGAAAGCCGGGAACGTCTGCAGCAACAGAAAACCCTAAACCATCCGCAGCAACAGGAAAGCCTAAACCATCCGCAGCAACAGAAAACCCTAAACCATCCGCAGCAACAGGAAAGCCTAAACCATCCGCAGCAACAGAAAACCCTAAACCATCCGCAGCTACAGGAAAGCCTAAACCATCCGCAGCAACAGAAAACCCTAAACCATCCGCAGCAACAGGAAAGCCTAAACCATCCGCAGCAACAGGAACACCAACAGCAAAATCGGTAACACCCACAAATTCCAGTTCGGTGTTCACTTCGACCATGAGTTTGATTCTGGGATCCATGATGGTTTTCTGTCGTATTCAACTCCTGTAG